In a single window of the Manis javanica isolate MJ-LG chromosome 16, MJ_LKY, whole genome shotgun sequence genome:
- the BAG6 gene encoding large proline-rich protein BAG6 isoform X8 has translation MEPSDNTITTVEEPDSLEVLVKTLDSQTRTFIVGAQMNVKEFKEHIAASVSIPSEKQRLIYQGRVLQDDKKLQEYNVGGKVIHLVERAPPQTQLPSGASSGIGSTSATHGGGSLPGTRGSGASVHDRNANSYVMVGTFNLPSDGSAVDVHINMEQAPIQSEPRVRLVMAQHIIRDIQTLLSRMECRGGPQAQHSQLPPQTPTVALEPVALSSQTSEPVESEVPPREPMEAEEVEERASAQSPELTPTGPAPVGPTPAPETNAPNHPSPAEYVEVLQELQRLENRLQPFLQRYYEVLGAAATTDYNNNQEGREEDQRLINLVGESLRLLGNTFVALSDLRCNLTSAPPRHLHVVRPMSHYTTPMVLQQAAIPIQINVGTTVTMTGNGTRPPPAPSAEAPPSGPGQASSLAPSSTTVESSTEGAPPPGPAPPPTASHPRVIRISHQSVEPVVMMHMNIQDSGTQPGGVPSAPTGPLGPPGHGQTLGQQVPGFPTAPTRVVIARPTPPQARPSHPGGPPVSGTLGTGLGTNASLAQMVSGLVGQLLMQPVLVAQGTPGMAPPPAPATASASAGTTNTATTAGPAPGGPAQPPPPQPSSDLQFSQLLGNLLGPSGPGAGGPGMASPTITVAMPGVPAFLQGMTDLLQATQTAPPPPPPPPPPAPEQQTTPPPGSPSGGAGSPGGLGPENLSPEFYTSVVQGVLNSLLGSLGARAGSSESIAAFIQRLSGSSNIFEPGADGALGFFGALLSLLCQNFSMVDVVMLLHGHFQPLQRLQPQLRSFFHHHYLGGQEPTPGNIRTATHTLITGLEEYVRESFSLVQVQPGVDIIRTNLEFLQEQFNSIAAHVLHCTDSGFGARLLELCNQGLFECLALNLHCLGGQQMELAAVINGRIRRMSHGVNPSLVSWLTTMMGLRLQVVLEHMPIGPDAILRYVRRVGDPPQPLPEEPMEVQGSERTAPEPQRENASPAPGTTAEEAMSRGPPPAPDGGSHDEQDGASETEPWAAAVPPEWVPIIQQDIQSQRKVKPQPPLSDAYLSGMPAKRRKLRADIQKRLQEDPNYSPQRFPSAHRAFADDP, from the exons ATGGAGCCCAGTGATAATACCATTACCACTGTGGAGGAGCCTGACAGCCTGGAAGTGCTGGTGAAGACTCTGGACTCTCAGACTCGGACCTTTATTGTGGGGGCCCAG ATGAACGTGAAGGAGTTTAAGGAGCACATTGCTGCCTCTGTTAGCATCCCCTCCGAGAAACAACGGCTTATTTACCAGGGACGTGTCCTGCAGGATGATAAGAAGCTCCAGGAATACA atgTTGGGGGAAAGGTCATCCACCTGGTGGAACGGGCTCCTCCTCAGACTCAGCTACCTTCTGGGGCATCTTCTGGGATAGGGTCTACCTCAGCCACCCATGGTGGGGGATCCCTGCCTGGTACTCGGGGCTCTGGGGCCTCTGTTCACGACCGGAATGCTAACAGCTATGTCATGGTTGGAACCTTCAATCTTCCT AGTGATGGCTCTGCTGTGGATGTTCACATCAACATGGAACAGGCCCCGATTCAG AGTGAGCCCCGAGTACGGCTGGTGATGGCTCAGCACATTATCAGGGACATACAGACCTTACTCTCCCGGATGGAA TGTCGAGGGGGGCCCCAAGCACAGCACAGTCAGCTGCCCCCACAGACGCCAACTGTGGCCCTGGAACCAGTAGCCTTGAGCTCTCAAACATCAGAACCAGTCGAAAGCGAAGTGCCTCCTCGGGAGCCCATGGAGGCAGAAGAAGTGGAGGAGCGTGCCTCAGCCCAGAGCCCGGAGCTCACCCCCACTGGCCCAGCCCCAGTGGGCCCAACACCTGCCCCAGAGACAAATGCTCCCAA CCACCCTTCCCCTGCGGAGTACGTCGAGGTGCTCCAAGAGCTACAGCGGCTTGAGAACCGCCTCCAGCCCTTCCTACAGCGCTACTATGAGGTTCTGGGTGCCGCTGCCACCACAGACTACAATAACAAT CAAGAGGGCCGAGAAGAGGACCAGCGTTTGATCAACTTGGTCGGGGAGAGCCTGCGGCTGCTGGGCAATACTTTTGTGGCACTGTCTGACCTGCGCTGCAATCTGACCTCTGCACCCCCGCGACACCTGCATGTGGTCCGACCCATGTCTCATTACACCACACCCATGGTGCTCCAGCAGGCAGCTATCCCCATCCAG ATCAACGTGGGGACAACTGTGACCATGACAGGGAATGGGACTCGGccccccccagctcccagtgcaGAGGCACCTCCCTCTGGTCCTGGGCAGGCCTCATCCCTGGCTCCATCTTCTACCACTGTCGAATCCTCAACTGAGGGGGCTCCCCCACCAGGGCCAGCTCCTCCCCCAACTGCCAGCCACCCGAGGGTCATCCGGATTTCCCACCAGAGTGTTGAACCCGTGGTCATGATGCACATGAACATTCAAG ATTCTGGCACACAGCCCGGTGGAGTTCCGAGTGCTCCCACTGGCCCTCTAGGACCCCCTGGTCATGGCCAGACCCTGG GACAGCAGGTGCCAGGCTTCCCAACAGCTCCCACCCGGGTGGTGATTGCCCGGCCCACCCCTCCACAGGCTCGGCCTTCCCATCCTGGGGGGCCTCCAGTCTCTGGGACTCTG GGCACGGGGCTGGGTACCAATGCCTCTTTGGCCCAGATGGTGAGCGGCCTTGTGGGGCAGCTTCTTATGCAACCTGTCCTCGTGG CTCAGGGGACCCCAGGAATGgctccacctccagcccctgctaCTGCTTCAGCCAGTGCTGGCACTACCAACACAGCTACCACAGCAGGCCCTGCACCTGGGGGCCCTGCCCAGCCTCCACCCCCTCAGCCCTCCTCTGATCTTCAGTTCTCTCAGCTCCTGGGAAACCTGCTGGGGCCTTcagggccaggggctggagggcctGGCATGGCGTCTCCCACCATCACTGTGGCGATGCCTGGAGTCCCTGCCTTTCTTCAGGGCATGACTGACCTTTTGCAG GCAACACAGACggcccctccacctcctccaccacccccacccccagctcctgaaCAGCAGACCACACCCCCACCAGGCTCCCCTTCTGGTGGTGCAGGGAGTCCTGGAGGCCTGGGTCCTGAGAACCTTTCCCCGGAGTTTTATACCTCGGTGGTGCAGGGTGTGCTGAACTCCCTGCTGGGATCCCTGGGGGCTCGGGCTGGCAGCAGTGAAAGTATCGCTGCTTTCATACAGCGCCTTAGTGGATCCAGCAACATCTTTGAGCCTGGGGCCGATGGGGCCCTCG GATTCTTCGGGGCTCTGCTCTCCCTTCTGTGCCAGAACTTTTCCATGGTGGATGTGGTGATGCTTCTCCATGGGCATTTCCAGCCACTGCAGCGGCTCCAGCCCCAGCTGCGATCTTTCTTCCACCACCACTACCTGGGTGGCCAGGAGCCCACACCTGGTAACATCCGG ACGGCAACCCACACTTTGATCACGGGACTGGAAGAATACGTGCGGGAGAGTTTT TCTTTGGTGCAGGTTCAGCCAGGTGTGGACATCATCCGGACTAACCTGGAATTTCTCCAAGAGCAGTTTAACAGCATTGCTGCTCACGTGCTGCACTGCACAG ACAGTGGATTTGGGGCCCGTTTGCTGGAATTGTGTAACCAGGGCCTGTTTGAATGCTTGGCCCTGAACCTGCACTGCTTAGGGGGACAGCAGATGGAGTTGGCTGCTGTCATCAATGGCCGCATT CGTCGTATGTCTCATGGGGTGAATCCATCCTTGGTGAGCTGGCTGACAACCATGATGGGACTGAGGCTTCAGGTGGTACTGGAGCACATGCCTATAGGCCCTGATGCAATCCTCAGATATGTTCGCAGAGTCGGTGATCCCCCTCAG CCACTTCCTGAGGAGCCAATGGAAGTTCAGGGATCAGAGAGAACTGCCCCTGAGCCTCAG CGGGAGAatgcttccccagcccctggaacaACAGCAGAAGAGGCCATGTCCCGAGGTCCACCTCCTGCTCCTGATGGGGGCTCTCATGATGAACAGGATGGAGCTTCTGAGACAGAGCCTTGGGCAGCTGCAGTCCCCCCA GAATGGGTCCCTATTATCCAGCAGGACATTCAGAGCCAGCGAAAGGTGAAACCACAGCCTCCTCTGAGTGATGCCTACCTCAGTGGTATGCCTGCCAAGAGACGCAAG CTCCGGGCTGATATACAAAAGCGATTGCAGGAAGATCCCAACTACAGTCCTCAGCGCTTCCCTAGTGCCCACCGGGCCTTTGCTGATGATCCCTAG
- the BAG6 gene encoding large proline-rich protein BAG6 isoform X1, with protein sequence MEPSDNTITTVEEPDSLEVLVKTLDSQTRTFIVGAQMNVKEFKEHIAASVSIPSEKQRLIYQGRVLQDDKKLQEYNVGGKVIHLVERAPPQTQLPSGASSGIGSTSATHGGGSLPGTRGSGASVHDRNANSYVMVGTFNLPSDGSAVDVHINMEQAPIQSEPRVRLVMAQHIIRDIQTLLSRMECRGGPQAQHSQLPPQTPTVALEPVALSSQTSEPVESEVPPREPMEAEEVEERASAQSPELTPTGPAPVGPTPAPETNAPNHPSPAEYVEVLQELQRLENRLQPFLQRYYEVLGAAATTDYNNNQEGREEDQRLINLVGESLRLLGNTFVALSDLRCNLTSAPPRHLHVVRPMSHYTTPMVLQQAAIPIQINVGTTVTMTGNGTRPPPAPSAEAPPSGPGQASSLAPSSTTVESSTEGAPPPGPAPPPTASHPRVIRISHQSVEPVVMMHMNIQDSGTQPGGVPSAPTGPLGPPGHGQTLGSTLIQLPSLPPEFMHAVAHQITHQAMVAAVASAAAGQQVPGFPTAPTRVVIARPTPPQARPSHPGGPPVSGTLGTGLGTNASLAQMVSGLVGQLLMQPVLVAQGTPGMAPPPAPATASASAGTTNTATTAGPAPGGPAQPPPPQPSSDLQFSQLLGNLLGPSGPGAGGPGMASPTITVAMPGVPAFLQGMTDLLQATQTAPPPPPPPPPPAPEQQTTPPPGSPSGGAGSPGGLGPENLSPEFYTSVVQGVLNSLLGSLGARAGSSESIAAFIQRLSGSSNIFEPGADGALGFFGALLSLLCQNFSMVDVVMLLHGHFQPLQRLQPQLRSFFHHHYLGGQEPTPGNIRTATHTLITGLEEYVRESFSLVQVQPGVDIIRTNLEFLQEQFNSIAAHVLHCTDSGFGARLLELCNQGLFECLALNLHCLGGQQMELAAVINGRIRRMSHGVNPSLVSWLTTMMGLRLQVVLEHMPIGPDAILRYVRRVGDPPQPLPEEPMEVQGSERTAPEPQRENASPAPGTTAEEAMSRGPPPAPDGGSHDEQDGASETEPWAAAVPPEWVPIIQQDIQSQRKVKPQPPLSDAYLSGMPAKRRKTMQGEGPQLLLSEAVSRAAKAAGARPLTSPESLSRDLEAPEVQESYRQQLRADIQKRLQEDPNYSPQRFPSAHRAFADDP encoded by the exons ATGGAGCCCAGTGATAATACCATTACCACTGTGGAGGAGCCTGACAGCCTGGAAGTGCTGGTGAAGACTCTGGACTCTCAGACTCGGACCTTTATTGTGGGGGCCCAG ATGAACGTGAAGGAGTTTAAGGAGCACATTGCTGCCTCTGTTAGCATCCCCTCCGAGAAACAACGGCTTATTTACCAGGGACGTGTCCTGCAGGATGATAAGAAGCTCCAGGAATACA atgTTGGGGGAAAGGTCATCCACCTGGTGGAACGGGCTCCTCCTCAGACTCAGCTACCTTCTGGGGCATCTTCTGGGATAGGGTCTACCTCAGCCACCCATGGTGGGGGATCCCTGCCTGGTACTCGGGGCTCTGGGGCCTCTGTTCACGACCGGAATGCTAACAGCTATGTCATGGTTGGAACCTTCAATCTTCCT AGTGATGGCTCTGCTGTGGATGTTCACATCAACATGGAACAGGCCCCGATTCAG AGTGAGCCCCGAGTACGGCTGGTGATGGCTCAGCACATTATCAGGGACATACAGACCTTACTCTCCCGGATGGAA TGTCGAGGGGGGCCCCAAGCACAGCACAGTCAGCTGCCCCCACAGACGCCAACTGTGGCCCTGGAACCAGTAGCCTTGAGCTCTCAAACATCAGAACCAGTCGAAAGCGAAGTGCCTCCTCGGGAGCCCATGGAGGCAGAAGAAGTGGAGGAGCGTGCCTCAGCCCAGAGCCCGGAGCTCACCCCCACTGGCCCAGCCCCAGTGGGCCCAACACCTGCCCCAGAGACAAATGCTCCCAA CCACCCTTCCCCTGCGGAGTACGTCGAGGTGCTCCAAGAGCTACAGCGGCTTGAGAACCGCCTCCAGCCCTTCCTACAGCGCTACTATGAGGTTCTGGGTGCCGCTGCCACCACAGACTACAATAACAAT CAAGAGGGCCGAGAAGAGGACCAGCGTTTGATCAACTTGGTCGGGGAGAGCCTGCGGCTGCTGGGCAATACTTTTGTGGCACTGTCTGACCTGCGCTGCAATCTGACCTCTGCACCCCCGCGACACCTGCATGTGGTCCGACCCATGTCTCATTACACCACACCCATGGTGCTCCAGCAGGCAGCTATCCCCATCCAG ATCAACGTGGGGACAACTGTGACCATGACAGGGAATGGGACTCGGccccccccagctcccagtgcaGAGGCACCTCCCTCTGGTCCTGGGCAGGCCTCATCCCTGGCTCCATCTTCTACCACTGTCGAATCCTCAACTGAGGGGGCTCCCCCACCAGGGCCAGCTCCTCCCCCAACTGCCAGCCACCCGAGGGTCATCCGGATTTCCCACCAGAGTGTTGAACCCGTGGTCATGATGCACATGAACATTCAAG ATTCTGGCACACAGCCCGGTGGAGTTCCGAGTGCTCCCACTGGCCCTCTAGGACCCCCTGGTCATGGCCAGACCCTGG GCTCCACCCTCATCcagctgccctccctgccccctgagTTCATGCACGCCGTCGCCCACCAGATCACCCATCAGGCCATGGTGGCAGCTGTTGCCTCCGCGGCCGCAG GACAGCAGGTGCCAGGCTTCCCAACAGCTCCCACCCGGGTGGTGATTGCCCGGCCCACCCCTCCACAGGCTCGGCCTTCCCATCCTGGGGGGCCTCCAGTCTCTGGGACTCTG GGCACGGGGCTGGGTACCAATGCCTCTTTGGCCCAGATGGTGAGCGGCCTTGTGGGGCAGCTTCTTATGCAACCTGTCCTCGTGG CTCAGGGGACCCCAGGAATGgctccacctccagcccctgctaCTGCTTCAGCCAGTGCTGGCACTACCAACACAGCTACCACAGCAGGCCCTGCACCTGGGGGCCCTGCCCAGCCTCCACCCCCTCAGCCCTCCTCTGATCTTCAGTTCTCTCAGCTCCTGGGAAACCTGCTGGGGCCTTcagggccaggggctggagggcctGGCATGGCGTCTCCCACCATCACTGTGGCGATGCCTGGAGTCCCTGCCTTTCTTCAGGGCATGACTGACCTTTTGCAG GCAACACAGACggcccctccacctcctccaccacccccacccccagctcctgaaCAGCAGACCACACCCCCACCAGGCTCCCCTTCTGGTGGTGCAGGGAGTCCTGGAGGCCTGGGTCCTGAGAACCTTTCCCCGGAGTTTTATACCTCGGTGGTGCAGGGTGTGCTGAACTCCCTGCTGGGATCCCTGGGGGCTCGGGCTGGCAGCAGTGAAAGTATCGCTGCTTTCATACAGCGCCTTAGTGGATCCAGCAACATCTTTGAGCCTGGGGCCGATGGGGCCCTCG GATTCTTCGGGGCTCTGCTCTCCCTTCTGTGCCAGAACTTTTCCATGGTGGATGTGGTGATGCTTCTCCATGGGCATTTCCAGCCACTGCAGCGGCTCCAGCCCCAGCTGCGATCTTTCTTCCACCACCACTACCTGGGTGGCCAGGAGCCCACACCTGGTAACATCCGG ACGGCAACCCACACTTTGATCACGGGACTGGAAGAATACGTGCGGGAGAGTTTT TCTTTGGTGCAGGTTCAGCCAGGTGTGGACATCATCCGGACTAACCTGGAATTTCTCCAAGAGCAGTTTAACAGCATTGCTGCTCACGTGCTGCACTGCACAG ACAGTGGATTTGGGGCCCGTTTGCTGGAATTGTGTAACCAGGGCCTGTTTGAATGCTTGGCCCTGAACCTGCACTGCTTAGGGGGACAGCAGATGGAGTTGGCTGCTGTCATCAATGGCCGCATT CGTCGTATGTCTCATGGGGTGAATCCATCCTTGGTGAGCTGGCTGACAACCATGATGGGACTGAGGCTTCAGGTGGTACTGGAGCACATGCCTATAGGCCCTGATGCAATCCTCAGATATGTTCGCAGAGTCGGTGATCCCCCTCAG CCACTTCCTGAGGAGCCAATGGAAGTTCAGGGATCAGAGAGAACTGCCCCTGAGCCTCAG CGGGAGAatgcttccccagcccctggaacaACAGCAGAAGAGGCCATGTCCCGAGGTCCACCTCCTGCTCCTGATGGGGGCTCTCATGATGAACAGGATGGAGCTTCTGAGACAGAGCCTTGGGCAGCTGCAGTCCCCCCA GAATGGGTCCCTATTATCCAGCAGGACATTCAGAGCCAGCGAAAGGTGAAACCACAGCCTCCTCTGAGTGATGCCTACCTCAGTGGTATGCCTGCCAAGAGACGCAAG ACGATGCAGGGTGAGGGCCCCCAGCTGCTTCTCTCAGAAGCTGTGAGCCGGGCAGCTAAGGCAGCCGGAGCTCGGCCCCTGACAAGCCCCGAGAGCCTGAGCCGGGACCTGGAGGCACCAGAGGTTCAGGAGAGCTACAGGCAGCAG CTCCGGGCTGATATACAAAAGCGATTGCAGGAAGATCCCAACTACAGTCCTCAGCGCTTCCCTAGTGCCCACCGGGCCTTTGCTGATGATCCCTAG
- the BAG6 gene encoding large proline-rich protein BAG6 isoform X2, with the protein MEPSDNTITTVEEPDSLEVLVKTLDSQTRTFIVGAQMNVKEFKEHIAASVSIPSEKQRLIYQGRVLQDDKKLQEYNVGGKVIHLVERAPPQTQLPSGASSGIGSTSATHGGGSLPGTRGSGASVHDRNANSYVMVGTFNLPSDGSAVDVHINMEQAPIQSEPRVRLVMAQHIIRDIQTLLSRMECRGGPQAQHSQLPPQTPTVALEPVALSSQTSEPVESEVPPREPMEAEEVEERASAQSPELTPTGPAPVGPTPAPETNAPNHPSPAEYVEVLQELQRLENRLQPFLQRYYEVLGAAATTDYNNNQEGREEDQRLINLVGESLRLLGNTFVALSDLRCNLTSAPPRHLHVVRPMSHYTTPMVLQQAAIPIQINVGTTVTMTGNGTRPPPAPSAEAPPSGPGQASSLAPSSTTVESSTEGAPPPGPAPPPTASHPRVIRISHQSVEPVVMMHMNIQDSGTQPGGVPSAPTGPLGPPGHGQTLGSTLIQLPSLPPEFMHAVAHQITHQAMVAAVASAAAGQQVPGFPTAPTRVVIARPTPPQARPSHPGGPPVSGTLQGTGLGTNASLAQMVSGLVGQLLMQPVLVAQGTPGMAPPPAPATASASAGTTNTATTAGPAPGGPAQPPPPQPSSDLQFSQLLGNLLGPSGPGAGGPGMASPTITVAMPGVPAFLQGMTDLLQATQTAPPPPPPPPPPAPEQQTTPPPGSPSGGAGSPGGLGPENLSPEFYTSVVQGVLNSLLGSLGARAGSSESIAAFIQRLSGSSNIFEPGADGALGFFGALLSLLCQNFSMVDVVMLLHGHFQPLQRLQPQLRSFFHHHYLGGQEPTPGNIRTATHTLITGLEEYVRESFSLVQVQPGVDIIRTNLEFLQEQFNSIAAHVLHCTDSGFGARLLELCNQGLFECLALNLHCLGGQQMELAAVINGRIRRMSHGVNPSLVSWLTTMMGLRLQVVLEHMPIGPDAILRYVRRVGDPPQPLPEEPMEVQGSERTAPEPQRENASPAPGTTAEEAMSRGPPPAPDGGSHDEQDGASETEPWAAAVPPEWVPIIQQDIQSQRKVKPQPPLSDAYLSGMPAKRRKTMQGEGPQLLLSEAVSRAAKAAGARPLTSPESLSRDLEAPEVQESYRQQLRADIQKRLQEDPNYSPQRFPSAHRAFADDP; encoded by the exons ATGGAGCCCAGTGATAATACCATTACCACTGTGGAGGAGCCTGACAGCCTGGAAGTGCTGGTGAAGACTCTGGACTCTCAGACTCGGACCTTTATTGTGGGGGCCCAG ATGAACGTGAAGGAGTTTAAGGAGCACATTGCTGCCTCTGTTAGCATCCCCTCCGAGAAACAACGGCTTATTTACCAGGGACGTGTCCTGCAGGATGATAAGAAGCTCCAGGAATACA atgTTGGGGGAAAGGTCATCCACCTGGTGGAACGGGCTCCTCCTCAGACTCAGCTACCTTCTGGGGCATCTTCTGGGATAGGGTCTACCTCAGCCACCCATGGTGGGGGATCCCTGCCTGGTACTCGGGGCTCTGGGGCCTCTGTTCACGACCGGAATGCTAACAGCTATGTCATGGTTGGAACCTTCAATCTTCCT AGTGATGGCTCTGCTGTGGATGTTCACATCAACATGGAACAGGCCCCGATTCAG AGTGAGCCCCGAGTACGGCTGGTGATGGCTCAGCACATTATCAGGGACATACAGACCTTACTCTCCCGGATGGAA TGTCGAGGGGGGCCCCAAGCACAGCACAGTCAGCTGCCCCCACAGACGCCAACTGTGGCCCTGGAACCAGTAGCCTTGAGCTCTCAAACATCAGAACCAGTCGAAAGCGAAGTGCCTCCTCGGGAGCCCATGGAGGCAGAAGAAGTGGAGGAGCGTGCCTCAGCCCAGAGCCCGGAGCTCACCCCCACTGGCCCAGCCCCAGTGGGCCCAACACCTGCCCCAGAGACAAATGCTCCCAA CCACCCTTCCCCTGCGGAGTACGTCGAGGTGCTCCAAGAGCTACAGCGGCTTGAGAACCGCCTCCAGCCCTTCCTACAGCGCTACTATGAGGTTCTGGGTGCCGCTGCCACCACAGACTACAATAACAAT CAAGAGGGCCGAGAAGAGGACCAGCGTTTGATCAACTTGGTCGGGGAGAGCCTGCGGCTGCTGGGCAATACTTTTGTGGCACTGTCTGACCTGCGCTGCAATCTGACCTCTGCACCCCCGCGACACCTGCATGTGGTCCGACCCATGTCTCATTACACCACACCCATGGTGCTCCAGCAGGCAGCTATCCCCATCCAG ATCAACGTGGGGACAACTGTGACCATGACAGGGAATGGGACTCGGccccccccagctcccagtgcaGAGGCACCTCCCTCTGGTCCTGGGCAGGCCTCATCCCTGGCTCCATCTTCTACCACTGTCGAATCCTCAACTGAGGGGGCTCCCCCACCAGGGCCAGCTCCTCCCCCAACTGCCAGCCACCCGAGGGTCATCCGGATTTCCCACCAGAGTGTTGAACCCGTGGTCATGATGCACATGAACATTCAAG ATTCTGGCACACAGCCCGGTGGAGTTCCGAGTGCTCCCACTGGCCCTCTAGGACCCCCTGGTCATGGCCAGACCCTGG GCTCCACCCTCATCcagctgccctccctgccccctgagTTCATGCACGCCGTCGCCCACCAGATCACCCATCAGGCCATGGTGGCAGCTGTTGCCTCCGCGGCCGCAG GACAGCAGGTGCCAGGCTTCCCAACAGCTCCCACCCGGGTGGTGATTGCCCGGCCCACCCCTCCACAGGCTCGGCCTTCCCATCCTGGGGGGCCTCCAGTCTCTGGGACTCTG CAGGGCACGGGGCTGGGTACCAATGCCTCTTTGGCCCAGATGGTGAGCGGCCTTGTGGGGCAGCTTCTTATGCAACCTGTCCTCGTGG CTCAGGGGACCCCAGGAATGgctccacctccagcccctgctaCTGCTTCAGCCAGTGCTGGCACTACCAACACAGCTACCACAGCAGGCCCTGCACCTGGGGGCCCTGCCCAGCCTCCACCCCCTCAGCCCTCCTCTGATCTTCAGTTCTCTCAGCTCCTGGGAAACCTGCTGGGGCCTTcagggccaggggctggagggcctGGCATGGCGTCTCCCACCATCACTGTGGCGATGCCTGGAGTCCCTGCCTTTCTTCAGGGCATGACTGACCTTTTGCAG GCAACACAGACggcccctccacctcctccaccacccccacccccagctcctgaaCAGCAGACCACACCCCCACCAGGCTCCCCTTCTGGTGGTGCAGGGAGTCCTGGAGGCCTGGGTCCTGAGAACCTTTCCCCGGAGTTTTATACCTCGGTGGTGCAGGGTGTGCTGAACTCCCTGCTGGGATCCCTGGGGGCTCGGGCTGGCAGCAGTGAAAGTATCGCTGCTTTCATACAGCGCCTTAGTGGATCCAGCAACATCTTTGAGCCTGGGGCCGATGGGGCCCTCG GATTCTTCGGGGCTCTGCTCTCCCTTCTGTGCCAGAACTTTTCCATGGTGGATGTGGTGATGCTTCTCCATGGGCATTTCCAGCCACTGCAGCGGCTCCAGCCCCAGCTGCGATCTTTCTTCCACCACCACTACCTGGGTGGCCAGGAGCCCACACCTGGTAACATCCGG ACGGCAACCCACACTTTGATCACGGGACTGGAAGAATACGTGCGGGAGAGTTTT TCTTTGGTGCAGGTTCAGCCAGGTGTGGACATCATCCGGACTAACCTGGAATTTCTCCAAGAGCAGTTTAACAGCATTGCTGCTCACGTGCTGCACTGCACAG ACAGTGGATTTGGGGCCCGTTTGCTGGAATTGTGTAACCAGGGCCTGTTTGAATGCTTGGCCCTGAACCTGCACTGCTTAGGGGGACAGCAGATGGAGTTGGCTGCTGTCATCAATGGCCGCATT CGTCGTATGTCTCATGGGGTGAATCCATCCTTGGTGAGCTGGCTGACAACCATGATGGGACTGAGGCTTCAGGTGGTACTGGAGCACATGCCTATAGGCCCTGATGCAATCCTCAGATATGTTCGCAGAGTCGGTGATCCCCCTCAG CCACTTCCTGAGGAGCCAATGGAAGTTCAGGGATCAGAGAGAACTGCCCCTGAGCCTCAG CGGGAGAatgcttccccagcccctggaacaACAGCAGAAGAGGCCATGTCCCGAGGTCCACCTCCTGCTCCTGATGGGGGCTCTCATGATGAACAGGATGGAGCTTCTGAGACAGAGCCTTGGGCAGCTGCAGTCCCCCCA GAATGGGTCCCTATTATCCAGCAGGACATTCAGAGCCAGCGAAAGGTGAAACCACAGCCTCCTCTGAGTGATGCCTACCTCAGTGGTATGCCTGCCAAGAGACGCAAG ACGATGCAGGGTGAGGGCCCCCAGCTGCTTCTCTCAGAAGCTGTGAGCCGGGCAGCTAAGGCAGCCGGAGCTCGGCCCCTGACAAGCCCCGAGAGCCTGAGCCGGGACCTGGAGGCACCAGAGGTTCAGGAGAGCTACAGGCAGCAG CTCCGGGCTGATATACAAAAGCGATTGCAGGAAGATCCCAACTACAGTCCTCAGCGCTTCCCTAGTGCCCACCGGGCCTTTGCTGATGATCCCTAG